The Thermococcus thermotolerans genome contains a region encoding:
- a CDS encoding DMT family transporter, with protein sequence MNRSELVLLGITAIWGFTFPAMKVSLDYLPPILFLAYRFGIASLLMLALFRSKVLRRETFREGFILGLTLFFGHGFQIVGLKYTTASNSAFITSLYVVFTPFIAYFILRDRLKLRDVLSLAIALTGLYLISGASLNFNYGDLLTVLCALSFAFQIVLVQKFGEKDYLSLAFWQITWNFVFSLAFALLFEPFVAPTDPLPWAGVLYTSVFATVIAFTLQVKHQRNTKAHKAALIYSAEPIFGHIAAFITIGEVLSVKGYLGAALIMAGIWNEVKNQD encoded by the coding sequence ATGAACCGCTCCGAGCTCGTACTCCTCGGTATCACCGCGATATGGGGCTTCACCTTCCCGGCGATGAAGGTTAGCCTCGATTATCTGCCGCCGATACTTTTCCTAGCCTACCGCTTTGGCATAGCGTCGCTCCTAATGCTCGCCCTCTTCAGGTCGAAGGTTTTGAGGAGGGAGACCTTCAGGGAGGGCTTCATCCTCGGGCTTACCCTCTTCTTCGGCCACGGCTTCCAGATAGTGGGGCTTAAATACACCACGGCCTCGAACTCTGCATTCATAACTTCGCTCTACGTCGTCTTCACGCCCTTCATAGCGTATTTCATTCTCCGGGATAGGCTCAAGCTCAGGGACGTCCTCTCACTCGCAATAGCCCTAACCGGCCTCTACCTCATCTCCGGGGCGAGCCTGAACTTCAACTACGGCGACCTGCTTACGGTTCTCTGCGCCCTCAGCTTCGCCTTCCAGATAGTTCTGGTCCAGAAGTTCGGGGAGAAGGACTACCTCAGCTTAGCCTTCTGGCAGATAACATGGAACTTCGTCTTCTCACTGGCCTTTGCACTGCTCTTCGAGCCCTTCGTCGCCCCCACAGACCCGCTGCCCTGGGCGGGGGTGCTCTACACCTCGGTCTTCGCGACGGTGATAGCGTTCACCCTGCAGGTTAAGCACCAGAGGAACACGAAGGCCCACAAGGCGGCGCTGATATACTCCGCGGAGCCAATTTTCGGGCACATAGCGGCGTTCATAACGATAGGGGAAGTCCTCAGCGTCAAGGGTTACCTGGGCGCCGCGCTGATAATGGCTGGAATATGGAACGAGGTTAAAAACCAAGATTGA
- a CDS encoding MoaD/ThiS family protein — protein sequence MRVTLILYGEHALKHGPRRELEVEEGKRVGELLKELGIGTDEHHILVNERRVEESHPLREGDRIKVLPVVYGGSLPGPVDAGHVHG from the coding sequence ATGAGGGTAACGCTGATACTCTACGGGGAGCACGCTCTAAAACACGGCCCGCGGAGGGAGCTTGAGGTCGAGGAAGGGAAAAGGGTGGGCGAACTCCTAAAGGAGCTTGGAATAGGGACGGACGAGCACCACATCCTGGTGAACGAGAGGAGGGTGGAGGAAAGCCATCCCCTCAGGGAAGGCGACAGGATCAAGGTGCTCCCGGTGGTCTACGGCGGCTCACTCCCCGGGCCCGTGGACGCAGGACATGTTCATGGCTAA
- a CDS encoding type II toxin-antitoxin system VapC family toxin, whose translation MSKGLRPLTKDLLIASTAIAHNATLYTCDDDFERFNEYGLKVKVLGR comes from the coding sequence ATGTCAAAGGGCCTGAGACCTCTAACGAAGGACCTCCTCATAGCTTCCACTGCCATAGCCCACAACGCCACGCTCTACACCTGCGATGATGATTTTGAGCGCTTTAATGAGTACGGACTAAAGGTGAAGGTGTTGGGGAGATAA
- a CDS encoding 4Fe-4S dicluster domain-containing protein produces MGDEAVEKIWILITPDKCSGCRLCEVACSLEHEGIIWPEASRIRIYELLPGVNVPHTCVQCPDYPCVKACNFDALSVDEKTGAVLVNEEKCTECGACYLACPGNVPRIPVGKGSVVICDLCGGSPKCVEVCHEAGHDALVLVKGQYRSVYRTFAKDPVEKSTELARKMYGEEFLG; encoded by the coding sequence ATGGGTGATGAAGCGGTAGAGAAGATCTGGATTCTGATAACCCCTGACAAGTGCAGCGGCTGCAGGCTGTGCGAAGTTGCCTGTTCGCTGGAGCACGAGGGCATAATCTGGCCGGAAGCATCGCGTATAAGGATATACGAGCTCCTTCCGGGAGTCAACGTCCCCCACACATGCGTTCAGTGTCCTGACTACCCGTGCGTGAAGGCGTGCAACTTCGATGCGCTGAGCGTCGATGAGAAAACCGGTGCCGTGCTCGTAAACGAGGAGAAGTGCACCGAGTGCGGCGCGTGCTACCTTGCCTGTCCCGGCAACGTCCCGAGGATTCCGGTTGGCAAGGGCAGCGTGGTAATCTGCGACCTCTGCGGAGGAAGCCCGAAGTGCGTCGAGGTCTGTCATGAAGCAGGGCACGATGCGCTGGTTCTCGTGAAGGGCCAGTACCGCTCCGTCTACAGAACCTTCGCGAAGGACCCTGTTGAGAAGAGCACCGAGCTGGCGAGAAAGATGTACGGTGAGGAGTTCCTGGGGTGA
- a CDS encoding aldehyde ferredoxin oxidoreductase family protein codes for MYGYAGKLLDVDLSTGNVKTVELDEEMLRFYGGRGLGTYLLWRELGERWEKVDPLGEENLLLILTGPLTGYYPGIKTAVVAKSPESNGIVGSVLSSEVGIELKASGYDGIIIRGRAKEPVYLFINDDDVEIRDASKYWGMGGVELHKTLLKEVHDELRKKAKLRGVPKEPAMMYIGRGGERKVRFAAIMSKLMHAAGYGGFGAVMGSKNLKAVLVKGNKALPKVHDPEKFKSMLREFQRELLTLTTFRQWGTGAGGYSVGKDRSSQPVRNWQEEYHDDERISVVNFELKAWIKKYWADYGCPVNCMKISYLRYGPYRGSITDAPDYELMAYMGTNLGIFEPEKVVYLSYLVDELGLDGINAGNVLGFAAELYQRGILTEEDIGFKLEWGDEKAFAKLLKLIVERRGIGEILAEGTYRAARRISEMKDVDAMRYAVHVKGIGVGAHGIRSDLDYTRDISYAVSVQGGDHTATAGLPARSYEGELVNAFYDSAVICMFTTRPGFERILEFGNAVTGFDLTPEKWFNETGLRIIHLQRILLLLGGPDVYWTPEDDDNPPRFYEPLPTGPVKGKAPSREEIRAKVRQYYEQVGYDERGIPKEEVLEELGLGEAKREVKRIRERLGL; via the coding sequence ATGTACGGCTACGCTGGAAAGCTTCTGGACGTTGATCTGAGCACAGGAAACGTGAAAACCGTCGAACTAGATGAAGAAATGCTCCGCTTCTACGGCGGCAGGGGGCTCGGCACGTACCTCCTGTGGAGGGAGCTTGGAGAGAGGTGGGAAAAGGTAGATCCCCTCGGCGAGGAGAACCTTCTGCTGATCCTCACCGGCCCGCTGACGGGCTACTACCCGGGGATAAAGACAGCGGTAGTGGCCAAATCCCCCGAGAGCAACGGGATCGTTGGCAGTGTCCTGAGCAGCGAGGTGGGGATAGAGCTCAAAGCAAGCGGCTACGACGGGATAATAATCCGCGGGAGGGCGAAGGAGCCCGTCTATCTTTTCATCAATGACGATGATGTTGAGATAAGGGACGCCTCGAAGTACTGGGGCATGGGCGGAGTGGAGCTTCACAAGACCCTGCTGAAGGAAGTCCACGATGAGCTCAGGAAGAAGGCCAAGCTGAGGGGTGTCCCGAAGGAGCCAGCGATGATGTACATCGGCAGGGGCGGGGAAAGGAAGGTGCGCTTTGCCGCCATAATGAGCAAGCTTATGCACGCTGCCGGCTACGGCGGCTTCGGTGCGGTGATGGGGAGCAAGAACCTCAAAGCAGTGCTCGTTAAGGGTAACAAAGCCCTGCCAAAAGTCCACGACCCGGAAAAGTTTAAGTCCATGCTCCGTGAGTTCCAGAGGGAGCTCTTGACGCTCACCACCTTCCGCCAGTGGGGAACCGGTGCCGGAGGCTATAGCGTAGGGAAAGACCGCTCAAGCCAGCCGGTCAGGAACTGGCAGGAGGAGTACCATGACGACGAGAGGATAAGCGTTGTGAACTTCGAGCTGAAGGCCTGGATCAAGAAGTACTGGGCCGACTACGGCTGCCCGGTCAACTGCATGAAGATCTCCTACCTCCGCTACGGGCCGTACAGGGGCTCGATAACGGACGCGCCCGACTACGAGCTGATGGCCTACATGGGCACGAACCTGGGCATCTTCGAGCCCGAGAAGGTCGTCTACCTCTCCTACCTCGTCGATGAGCTCGGCCTGGACGGCATCAACGCGGGAAACGTCCTTGGCTTTGCGGCGGAGCTTTACCAGCGCGGAATCCTGACGGAGGAGGACATCGGCTTCAAGCTCGAATGGGGCGACGAGAAGGCCTTCGCAAAGCTCCTTAAACTCATAGTGGAGAGGAGGGGCATCGGGGAGATACTGGCCGAGGGCACCTACCGCGCGGCGAGAAGAATCTCCGAGATGAAGGACGTCGATGCGATGAGATATGCAGTCCACGTCAAGGGCATCGGTGTCGGTGCCCATGGAATAAGGAGCGACCTCGACTACACGAGGGACATAAGCTACGCCGTCTCGGTTCAGGGCGGCGACCACACCGCAACTGCCGGTTTGCCCGCGAGGAGCTACGAGGGAGAACTCGTCAATGCCTTCTACGACTCGGCCGTTATCTGCATGTTCACGACGAGGCCGGGCTTCGAGAGAATCCTTGAGTTCGGAAACGCGGTTACGGGCTTTGATTTAACCCCTGAGAAGTGGTTCAACGAGACCGGCCTGAGGATAATCCACCTCCAGAGGATCCTGCTCCTCCTCGGGGGGCCAGACGTTTACTGGACTCCCGAAGACGACGACAACCCGCCGAGGTTCTACGAACCCCTCCCGACCGGACCGGTCAAGGGCAAAGCGCCGAGCAGGGAGGAGATAAGGGCGAAGGTGAGGCAGTACTACGAGCAGGTCGGCTACGACGAGCGCGGGATTCCGAAGGAGGAAGTCCTTGAGGAGCTCGGTCTCGGTGAGGCGAAGCGTGAGGTGAAGCGCATAAGGGAGCGCCTCGGCCTCTGA
- a CDS encoding AAA family ATPase, whose product MLFDLRPKSRREEIFDRGKEFKELEKSIERYPLTLLLGIRRVGKSSILRAYLNENPGILIDCRELYAESGHITKEDLIQELQSKGSIFQRIASRFRVKLNLRFLQIEPRDASLREIFRELNELGEKTGKFIIAFDEAQYLRFYGSRGGKELLALFAHAYDSLPNLRIILTGSEVGLLHDFLGIDDYESPLYGRLGGEIYVKPFDGETSKAFLRAGFKEAGVEMPEEDIENAVSILDGIPGWLVLFGTKYLETYDFQRAMESTLNIAKGLLLGELSELERRSRRYVGILRAIALGYNRWSLIRDYLELKKMRTPEPRLHELLKNLKKMGWIEEENGEYYLTDPLAKLALR is encoded by the coding sequence GTGCTGTTCGACCTGAGGCCAAAGAGCAGGAGGGAGGAAATTTTTGATAGGGGGAAGGAGTTCAAAGAGCTTGAAAAAAGCATCGAGCGCTATCCCCTAACGCTTCTCCTCGGAATAAGGCGAGTGGGCAAGAGCTCGATACTCAGGGCTTACCTCAACGAGAATCCCGGGATTTTGATAGACTGCAGGGAGCTTTACGCTGAGAGCGGGCACATAACGAAGGAAGACCTCATCCAGGAACTCCAGTCGAAAGGGAGTATCTTCCAGAGAATCGCCTCAAGATTCAGGGTAAAACTGAACCTGAGGTTCCTTCAGATCGAACCCCGGGATGCTTCCCTCAGGGAGATATTCAGGGAGCTGAATGAACTCGGAGAAAAAACCGGGAAGTTCATCATAGCCTTCGACGAGGCCCAGTACCTTAGGTTCTACGGCTCGCGAGGTGGAAAGGAACTACTGGCGTTATTCGCCCACGCCTACGACAGCCTGCCCAATCTACGGATCATACTGACGGGCTCTGAGGTTGGACTTTTGCACGACTTTCTTGGCATAGACGACTACGAGAGTCCGCTCTACGGGAGACTCGGAGGAGAGATTTATGTAAAGCCCTTTGATGGTGAGACATCAAAAGCATTCCTGCGGGCAGGATTTAAAGAGGCAGGGGTTGAGATGCCGGAGGAAGATATTGAGAATGCCGTCTCCATACTCGACGGCATACCCGGCTGGCTCGTTCTCTTTGGGACGAAATACCTCGAAACCTATGACTTCCAGAGGGCTATGGAGTCAACCCTCAACATCGCCAAAGGCCTCCTTCTTGGCGAGCTCTCAGAGCTTGAAAGACGGAGCAGGCGGTACGTTGGAATTTTAAGGGCGATAGCACTGGGTTACAACAGGTGGAGCCTCATACGGGACTACTTAGAACTCAAGAAAATGAGAACCCCCGAACCGAGGCTTCACGAACTCCTAAAGAACCTGAAGAAGATGGGCTGGATTGAGGAGGAAAATGGGGAGTACTACCTCACTGACCCGCTTGCAAAGCTCGCCCTCAGGTGA
- the ileS gene encoding isoleucine--tRNA ligase, whose protein sequence is MIKEPEFREYNPGKLEEKVERFWKENNTYEKVKESRAKGPKYYFLDGPPYVSGAIHLGTAWNKIIKDMVIRFRTMQGYNVRRQPGFDMHGLPIEVKVEQALGLKTKKDIETEIGVDNFIRKCKEFALNNLKIMTEQFKQLGVWMDWDNPYMTIKNEYIESGWFTLKRAWEKGLLEKDKRVLHWCPRCETALAEHEVRGEYKVREDPSIYVKFPIEGKENEYLLIWTTTPWTLPANLAVAVHPEYDYAKVRVETENGEEYWIIAKALVERVLNEVGVKGEIVEEFKGEELEGLRYVHVLMDEYPAQKEFRERYEWAHRVILGEHVTLEDGTGLVHTAPGHGEEDYEVGREYGLPIYSPVDDEGRYTEGYWKGIYVKDADPEIIEHLREKGYLVKAGTIEHKYPHCWRCKTPLIFRATDQWFLKVSKVKDRIIAENDEKVTWYPDWVKVRYDNGVMNSGDWVISRQRYWGIPLPIWQSEDGEIHVVGSFKELVELSVAIEVNGERIELPEDYNEKLKLIEEKLGPEDLHRPYVDAFIIKVDSKEMRRVKDVVDVWFDSGIASWASLDYPRTEENFRKLWPADFIVEGEDQVTKWFYSQQAASVIAFDTVPYRHVAMHGYVLDEKGDKMSKSLGNIIRPEEVVQKEGRDPFRFYMLWATNPWENLRFSWKGLAQVKRMLNILWNVYVLSATYMSLDNFDPTKLNPEELPFREEDKWILSRVNGLIGDVTEGIETFRLTRATRAIYHFVVEDLSRWYVRLIRKRMWVEGDDPDKLAAYYTVWKVFDVLLRLMAPFTPYIAEEIYQNMLRPFLGVESVHMLDWPEADEKARDEELEREMEYVRRIVEAGSSARQRAKIKLRYPVRRMIVETEDDTVKKAVGRLNRILRDQLNAKEVLVGKVERELVIKPNFAKVGPEFKGDARLVSQWINEHGRELYERGEMDVEIEGKTFHLTREHLSIEEKLPDFFVSEEFEGGRVFIDKTLTRELLAEGLAREFVRRIQEMRKRLDLDVNDRIVVTIETSEENRELLEENLDYIMRETRAVEVVFGEAKGYVVEWPEVQAKIGIEKIND, encoded by the coding sequence ATGATAAAGGAACCGGAGTTTAGGGAGTATAACCCAGGGAAGCTTGAGGAAAAAGTCGAGCGCTTTTGGAAGGAGAACAACACCTATGAGAAGGTGAAGGAAAGCAGAGCAAAGGGCCCGAAGTACTACTTCCTCGACGGGCCGCCCTACGTCAGCGGTGCAATACACCTCGGTACCGCCTGGAACAAGATAATCAAGGACATGGTGATACGCTTTAGAACTATGCAGGGCTACAACGTGCGCAGGCAACCGGGCTTCGACATGCACGGCCTCCCGATAGAGGTCAAGGTCGAACAGGCTTTGGGCCTAAAGACCAAGAAGGACATAGAGACCGAGATAGGCGTCGACAACTTCATACGCAAGTGTAAGGAGTTCGCCCTCAACAACCTCAAGATAATGACCGAGCAGTTCAAGCAGCTCGGCGTTTGGATGGACTGGGACAACCCCTACATGACGATAAAGAACGAGTACATAGAATCTGGCTGGTTCACCCTCAAGAGGGCCTGGGAAAAGGGCCTCCTTGAGAAGGACAAGAGGGTTCTGCACTGGTGCCCGCGCTGTGAGACGGCTTTGGCTGAACACGAGGTCCGCGGCGAGTACAAGGTAAGGGAGGACCCGAGCATATACGTCAAGTTCCCGATAGAGGGCAAGGAGAACGAGTACCTCCTCATCTGGACGACCACGCCCTGGACGCTCCCGGCGAACTTAGCGGTTGCCGTTCATCCAGAGTATGACTACGCCAAGGTCAGGGTTGAGACCGAGAACGGGGAGGAGTACTGGATAATAGCGAAGGCCCTCGTTGAGAGGGTTCTGAACGAGGTCGGCGTTAAGGGCGAGATAGTTGAGGAGTTCAAGGGCGAGGAACTCGAAGGGCTCCGCTACGTTCACGTCCTCATGGACGAGTATCCCGCACAGAAGGAGTTCCGCGAGAGGTACGAGTGGGCCCACAGGGTTATCCTCGGCGAGCACGTTACGCTGGAGGACGGTACCGGACTGGTTCACACCGCTCCCGGCCACGGTGAGGAGGACTACGAGGTCGGAAGGGAGTACGGCCTGCCAATCTACAGTCCGGTCGACGACGAGGGACGCTACACGGAGGGCTACTGGAAGGGAATCTACGTCAAGGATGCAGATCCGGAGATAATAGAGCACCTTCGCGAGAAAGGCTACCTCGTGAAGGCGGGCACGATAGAGCACAAATACCCCCACTGCTGGCGCTGCAAGACCCCGCTCATATTCCGCGCCACAGACCAGTGGTTCCTCAAGGTCAGCAAGGTGAAGGACAGGATAATAGCCGAGAACGACGAGAAGGTCACCTGGTATCCGGACTGGGTTAAGGTGCGCTACGACAACGGCGTCATGAACTCCGGCGACTGGGTCATAAGCAGGCAGCGCTACTGGGGCATACCACTCCCGATATGGCAGAGCGAGGACGGCGAGATACACGTCGTTGGAAGCTTCAAGGAACTCGTAGAGCTCAGCGTTGCGATAGAGGTGAACGGCGAGAGGATAGAGCTTCCAGAGGACTACAACGAGAAGCTCAAGCTGATAGAGGAGAAGCTCGGCCCGGAGGACCTGCACAGGCCCTACGTGGATGCCTTCATCATAAAGGTGGACAGCAAGGAGATGCGCCGTGTAAAGGACGTCGTTGACGTCTGGTTCGACAGCGGAATAGCGAGCTGGGCTTCGCTGGACTACCCGAGGACGGAGGAGAACTTCAGAAAGCTCTGGCCGGCCGACTTCATAGTCGAGGGCGAGGACCAGGTCACCAAGTGGTTCTACTCCCAGCAGGCGGCCAGCGTCATAGCCTTTGACACAGTTCCATACAGGCACGTGGCGATGCACGGCTACGTCCTCGATGAGAAGGGAGACAAGATGAGCAAGAGCCTCGGCAACATCATAAGGCCGGAGGAGGTCGTCCAGAAGGAGGGCAGGGACCCCTTCAGGTTCTACATGCTCTGGGCGACGAACCCCTGGGAGAACCTGCGCTTCAGCTGGAAGGGCCTTGCACAGGTCAAGAGGATGCTCAACATACTCTGGAACGTCTATGTCCTCAGCGCGACCTACATGAGCCTCGACAACTTTGATCCTACCAAGCTCAACCCAGAGGAGCTTCCCTTCCGCGAGGAAGATAAGTGGATACTCAGCAGGGTCAACGGGCTCATAGGCGACGTCACCGAGGGTATAGAGACATTCAGGCTCACAAGGGCCACCAGGGCGATATACCACTTCGTCGTTGAGGACCTCAGCAGGTGGTATGTGAGGCTCATCAGGAAGCGCATGTGGGTGGAGGGCGACGACCCTGACAAGCTCGCGGCCTACTACACCGTCTGGAAGGTCTTTGACGTCCTGCTGAGGCTCATGGCACCGTTTACCCCCTACATAGCGGAGGAGATATACCAGAACATGCTGAGGCCGTTCCTCGGAGTGGAGAGTGTCCACATGCTCGACTGGCCGGAGGCGGACGAGAAGGCAAGGGACGAGGAGCTTGAGCGCGAGATGGAGTACGTCAGGAGAATAGTAGAGGCCGGCTCTTCGGCGAGACAGAGGGCCAAGATAAAGCTCCGCTACCCGGTCAGGAGGATGATAGTCGAGACCGAGGACGATACTGTGAAGAAGGCCGTCGGGAGGCTCAACCGCATCTTGAGAGACCAGCTCAACGCCAAGGAAGTCCTCGTAGGAAAGGTGGAGCGCGAGCTCGTCATAAAGCCGAACTTCGCGAAAGTTGGGCCGGAGTTCAAGGGCGACGCCAGGCTCGTCTCCCAGTGGATAAACGAGCACGGAAGGGAGCTCTACGAGAGGGGCGAGATGGACGTCGAGATTGAAGGAAAGACCTTCCACCTCACGAGGGAGCACCTGAGCATAGAGGAGAAGCTGCCGGACTTCTTTGTCAGCGAAGAGTTCGAGGGCGGAAGGGTGTTCATCGACAAGACCCTCACGAGGGAGCTCCTCGCGGAGGGCCTCGCCAGGGAGTTCGTGAGGAGAATACAGGAGATGAGAAAGAGGCTCGACCTCGACGTCAACGACAGGATAGTGGTAACCATAGAGACGAGCGAAGAGAACCGCGAGCTGCTGGAGGAGAACCTCGACTACATAATGAGGGAGACGAGGGCCGTTGAGGTAGTCTTTGGGGAAGCAAAGGGCTACGTCGTCGAGTGGCCGGAGGTTCAGGCGAAGATAGGGATTGAAAAAATTAATGACTAA
- a CDS encoding halocin C8-like domain-containing protein, whose product MMWKKTAFGVFLVAMVLSLQLIAAPQAMAMSVNNSSVTFRRAVIAWYDDKGRLQMNVTWVNKTIDFSNLTNSSCACHNSSSCSVVSPLNVSIVTLYNMSKNHEQLLFLRINLSNSTFNYTMYALIYKAERSQYNFTLITKIFTDPQTGEYKAFVTGMNIAPNDEDKVVPVGDTIITADNLTLSEYYWTLNKVLMKLRRGDETNWIWGRSAYELRHLSHRVRLKLLEYNQGKAIGMTTVMDGYTEWLKCTICTYVVTFICQAGVWSSCTGICGTICLMTVNPFAIGTCLATCAPICWKISSAVAFFGCAYGAYNICSSEGYCQG is encoded by the coding sequence ATGATGTGGAAGAAGACTGCTTTCGGGGTTTTCCTCGTTGCTATGGTGTTGAGCCTGCAGTTGATTGCAGCACCGCAGGCTATGGCAATGAGTGTCAATAACTCCAGCGTAACCTTCCGCAGGGCGGTCATTGCGTGGTATGATGACAAGGGCAGGCTTCAGATGAATGTCACGTGGGTGAACAAGACTATTGACTTCTCGAACTTAACAAACTCCTCCTGTGCCTGTCACAACTCAAGCTCCTGCAGTGTTGTGAGTCCACTAAACGTTTCCATAGTTACACTTTACAACATGAGCAAGAATCATGAACAATTGCTTTTCCTTAGAATTAATCTCTCCAACAGCACGTTCAACTACACCATGTATGCTCTCATTTATAAAGCGGAAAGGAGCCAGTACAACTTCACACTGATTACGAAGATATTCACGGACCCACAGACTGGAGAATACAAAGCCTTCGTTACTGGAATGAACATTGCTCCAAATGATGAGGATAAAGTTGTCCCCGTCGGAGATACGATTATTACCGCTGACAACTTGACCCTCTCGGAGTACTACTGGACTCTCAACAAGGTTCTCATGAAGCTCAGGCGTGGAGATGAGACCAACTGGATTTGGGGTAGAAGTGCCTACGAGCTGAGGCACCTCTCACACCGGGTAAGACTCAAACTACTAGAGTACAACCAAGGGAAAGCAATAGGAATGACAACAGTAATGGACGGATATACTGAGTGGTTAAAGTGTACAATTTGTACATATGTTGTTACATTTATCTGCCAGGCGGGAGTGTGGTCAAGTTGTACTGGAATATGCGGAACGATATGCCTTATGACAGTTAACCCATTTGCTATCGGGACCTGTTTGGCAACTTGTGCCCCAATTTGCTGGAAGATTTCATCAGCAGTAGCTTTCTTTGGATGTGCCTATGGAGCATATAATATATGTTCCAGTGAAGGATACTGTCAGGGGTGA
- a CDS encoding potassium transporter Kef, translating into MKAEGGSVGGKYFGSPAVRHALFFLISFGFGVLLFGLIYVVFARPGASFVLLVKMLGVLFLVGALALFLTTTLQGREKKRREEIVYSRRNFLGELSAFLLVFIVAYFSGVSLEKSVSMALYVPVMAGWYYSMMAHRYVIPDRILKIRAVVNFVAMTSGLYLFVTDNIGISGLVGALFAAVSERDYRITRELVERGLLEEKYAESGALRLFYGIFYGFGVIVALIAVTGNHGVSFIRESLLTVFRLLYLFTAIFLPFGTFIGWLRLKIHGIKLDD; encoded by the coding sequence ATGAAAGCAGAGGGAGGCAGTGTGGGAGGAAAATATTTCGGATCTCCGGCCGTTAGGCACGCTCTCTTTTTCCTGATTTCCTTTGGGTTCGGAGTGCTACTATTTGGGCTTATCTACGTGGTATTCGCTAGACCGGGTGCATCTTTTGTTCTCCTCGTTAAAATGCTCGGCGTTTTGTTTCTGGTCGGTGCCCTCGCGCTGTTTCTCACCACAACGCTACAGGGGAGGGAGAAGAAAAGACGGGAAGAAATCGTCTATTCCCGGCGGAACTTTCTCGGAGAGCTTTCGGCGTTCCTTCTCGTGTTTATCGTAGCCTACTTCTCGGGGGTGAGTCTGGAAAAGAGCGTCTCGATGGCGCTCTATGTTCCTGTTATGGCCGGCTGGTACTACTCCATGATGGCCCACAGGTACGTAATTCCTGACAGGATACTTAAAATTCGGGCCGTTGTAAATTTTGTTGCCATGACTTCGGGGCTGTATCTCTTTGTAACTGATAACATAGGTATAAGCGGTCTAGTTGGGGCACTTTTCGCGGCTGTATCGGAGAGAGACTACAGGATAACACGGGAACTCGTGGAAAGAGGCCTGCTGGAAGAGAAATACGCAGAAAGTGGCGCTTTGCGTTTGTTTTACGGCATCTTTTATGGGTTTGGAGTAATAGTGGCTTTGATTGCGGTTACCGGAAATCATGGCGTCTCCTTCATCAGGGAGTCCCTTCTAACGGTGTTCAGGCTCCTGTACCTGTTCACGGCGATTTTCCTCCCCTTTGGGACGTTTATCGGGTGGTTAAGGTTGAAGATTCATGGAATAAAACTCGATGACTAA
- a CDS encoding antitoxin VapB family protein, which yields MGKTMTIDNVYYELVKMKGTKSFSGLLRELIGKKKKGNLDVVMIAFGTMTEEGAKEFEKEMKEVEEWMDSWTPAW from the coding sequence GTGGGAAAGACGATGACAATAGATAACGTCTACTACGAGCTCGTCAAGATGAAGGGGACGAAGAGTTTCTCCGGGCTTTTGAGGGAGCTCATAGGCAAGAAAAAGAAGGGCAACCTCGATGTGGTCATGATAGCGTTCGGGACAATGACGGAAGAAGGGGCCAAGGAATTTGAGAAGGAAATGAAGGAGGTCGAGGAATGGATGGACTCCTGGACACCAGCGTGGTGA